One window of the Anaeromyxobacter dehalogenans 2CP-C genome contains the following:
- a CDS encoding TRAP transporter small permease subunit: MQRILLAVDRLSTAVGQAFAWLIVAITGLVTWEVFSRKFLDAPHAWSFDAQIMMYGVLFMMAGAYTLAKSGHVRGDVLYGFFPPRVQAGLDLVLYVAFFVPGVLAMVYAGWTYAAESFAIREHSTVTVDGPPIYPFKAAIPMAGGLLLLQGLVEIVRCLACLRAGEWPSRTQDVEEVDVDKLKELVHVKDEDLAALDALVVRREGGGPGTEPPESGRKDTRP, translated from the coding sequence ATGCAGCGCATCCTCCTCGCGGTGGACCGGCTCTCCACCGCCGTCGGCCAGGCGTTCGCCTGGCTCATCGTGGCGATCACCGGGCTCGTGACGTGGGAGGTCTTCTCGCGCAAGTTCCTCGACGCCCCGCACGCCTGGTCGTTCGACGCGCAGATCATGATGTACGGCGTCCTGTTCATGATGGCGGGCGCCTACACCCTCGCGAAGAGCGGCCACGTGCGGGGCGACGTGCTCTACGGCTTCTTCCCGCCGCGCGTCCAGGCCGGGCTCGACCTCGTGCTGTACGTGGCGTTCTTCGTCCCGGGCGTGCTGGCGATGGTGTACGCGGGGTGGACGTACGCCGCGGAGTCGTTCGCGATCCGCGAGCACTCCACCGTCACGGTGGACGGCCCGCCCATCTACCCGTTCAAGGCGGCCATCCCGATGGCGGGCGGGCTGCTGCTGCTGCAGGGCCTCGTCGAGATCGTCCGCTGCCTCGCCTGCCTCAGGGCGGGCGAGTGGCCGTCGCGCACGCAGGACGTGGAGGAGGTGGACGTGGACAAGCTGAAGGAGCTCGTCCACGTGAAGGACGAGGACCTCGCCGCCCTGGACGCGCTGGTGGTCCGGCGCGAGGGCGGCGGCCCCGGGACCGAGCCGCCCGAGTCCGGCCGGAAGGACACGCGGCCATGA
- a CDS encoding TRAP transporter substrate-binding protein, which produces MKKTTSRSQPDTAPKASRRSFLKKAALGAAGVAAGAAAPTIHVAQAPITLRFQSTWPQKDIFHEFALDYAKKVNEMSGGRLKIEVLAAGSVVKAFDLLDAVSKGTLDGGHGVVAYWYGKNTALALWGSGPAFGMDPNMVLAWHHYGGGRQLLEEIYRSLNLDVVSLMYGPMPTQPLGWFKQKPIAKPDDMKGLKFRTVGLSIDIFNGLGAAVNALPGAEIVPAMDRGLLDAAEFNNASSDRVLGFPDVSKICMLQSFHQCSEQFEILFNGKRFQALPADLKSIISIAAQAASADMSWKAIDRYSSDYFEMRDKQGVKFYSTRPEILKRQLEIWDQVMEKRAAENPTFKKVLESQRRFAQRAARWQNDTNVDFKMAYNHFFGGKKKAT; this is translated from the coding sequence ATGAAGAAGACCACGAGCAGGTCCCAGCCGGACACCGCCCCGAAGGCTTCCCGCCGTTCGTTCCTGAAGAAGGCAGCCCTCGGCGCCGCGGGCGTGGCGGCGGGGGCGGCGGCGCCCACCATCCACGTCGCGCAGGCGCCCATCACGCTGCGCTTCCAGAGCACCTGGCCGCAGAAGGACATCTTCCACGAGTTCGCGCTCGACTACGCGAAGAAGGTCAACGAGATGTCCGGCGGGCGCCTCAAGATCGAGGTCCTCGCGGCCGGCTCGGTGGTGAAGGCGTTCGACCTCCTCGACGCGGTCTCGAAGGGCACGCTCGACGGCGGCCACGGCGTGGTCGCCTACTGGTACGGCAAGAACACCGCGCTGGCGCTGTGGGGCTCCGGCCCCGCGTTCGGGATGGATCCGAACATGGTGCTCGCGTGGCACCACTACGGCGGCGGCCGGCAGCTCCTCGAGGAGATCTACAGGTCGCTCAACCTGGACGTCGTCTCGCTCATGTACGGGCCCATGCCGACGCAGCCGCTCGGCTGGTTCAAGCAGAAGCCCATCGCGAAGCCGGACGACATGAAGGGGCTCAAGTTCCGGACCGTCGGCCTCTCCATCGACATCTTCAACGGCCTGGGCGCCGCGGTGAACGCGCTGCCCGGCGCGGAGATCGTGCCGGCGATGGACCGGGGCCTCCTCGACGCCGCCGAGTTCAACAACGCCTCCTCGGATCGCGTGCTCGGGTTCCCGGACGTCTCGAAGATCTGCATGCTGCAGAGCTTCCACCAGTGCTCGGAGCAGTTCGAGATCCTGTTCAACGGCAAGCGCTTCCAGGCGCTGCCGGCCGACCTCAAGTCCATCATCTCGATCGCCGCGCAGGCCGCGTCCGCGGACATGAGCTGGAAGGCCATCGACCGCTACTCCAGCGACTACTTCGAGATGCGGGACAAGCAGGGCGTGAAGTTCTACTCGACGCGCCCGGAGATCCTGAAGCGGCAGCTCGAGATCTGGGACCAGGTGATGGAGAAGCGCGCCGCGGAGAACCCGACGTTCAAGAAGGTCCTCGAGTCCCAGCGCAGGTTCGCGCAGCGCGCGGCGCGCTGGCAGAACGACACCAACGTGGACTTCAAGATGGCCTACAACCACTTCTTCGGCGGGAAGAAGAAGGCCACGTAG
- a CDS encoding histidine phosphatase family protein yields MPPPERHLLLVRHGETDWNAAGRLQGQTDVPLNANGRAQALALASRLRAEGVRAIGASDLSRARGTAEIVGGALGLEVALLDADLRERGYGAWEGLTRGECAARHPEAWARHVADPRTPPPGGETAEALLARVVPAIHRAAERLASPAVLVTHGGVMRAFLSAVLDGGPVAGAVAPRVVPNGGVWRVRLVDGRVVGAAALDGIAS; encoded by the coding sequence ATGCCGCCGCCCGAGCGCCACCTCCTCCTCGTCCGCCACGGCGAGACCGACTGGAACGCCGCCGGGCGCCTGCAGGGCCAGACCGACGTGCCGCTCAACGCGAACGGACGGGCGCAGGCGCTCGCCCTGGCGTCCCGGCTCCGCGCCGAGGGCGTCCGCGCCATCGGCGCGAGCGATCTCTCCCGCGCGCGCGGCACCGCGGAGATCGTGGGCGGGGCGCTGGGCCTGGAGGTCGCGCTGCTGGACGCGGACCTGCGCGAGCGCGGCTACGGCGCGTGGGAGGGGCTGACGCGCGGCGAGTGCGCGGCGCGCCACCCGGAGGCGTGGGCGCGCCACGTCGCCGATCCCCGCACGCCGCCGCCCGGCGGCGAGACCGCCGAGGCGCTCCTCGCGCGCGTGGTGCCGGCCATCCACCGGGCCGCCGAGCGCCTCGCCTCGCCCGCGGTGCTCGTCACGCACGGTGGAGTCATGCGGGCGTTCCTGTCCGCCGTGCTCGACGGCGGCCCGGTCGCCGGGGCGGTCGCGCCGCGCGTCGTCCCGAACGGTGGCGTGTGGCGCGTGCGCCTCGTGGACGGCCGCGTGGTGGGCGCCGCCGCGCTCGACGGCATCGCGAGCTGA
- a CDS encoding cupin domain-containing protein: MSPPVPPIAIEAATAPSRKGAQLVPEPFATRLSRRVKHALGDPFGLRAFGVNLMRLPAGDTSAIHHRHTVQDEFVYVLEGHPTLVTDDGDVQLAPGMCAGFPASGRAHHLENRTGHDVVVLEVGDRATGDQVIYPMDDLMLVPGPDGRRRFVHKDGTPY, encoded by the coding sequence ATGAGCCCGCCCGTTCCGCCCATCGCCATCGAGGCCGCCACCGCGCCGTCGCGGAAGGGCGCCCAGCTCGTCCCCGAGCCGTTCGCGACGCGCCTCTCGCGCCGGGTCAAGCACGCCCTCGGGGATCCGTTCGGCCTGAGGGCGTTCGGCGTCAACCTCATGCGGCTGCCCGCGGGCGACACCTCGGCCATCCACCACCGCCACACGGTGCAGGACGAGTTCGTGTACGTCCTCGAGGGCCACCCGACGCTCGTCACCGACGACGGCGACGTGCAGCTCGCCCCCGGCATGTGCGCCGGCTTCCCCGCGAGCGGGCGGGCCCACCACCTGGAGAACCGCACCGGGCACGACGTGGTCGTGCTGGAGGTGGGCGATCGCGCCACCGGGGACCAGGTGATCTACCCGATGGACGACCTCATGCTCGTGCCCGGGCCCGACGGTCGGCGCCGCTTCGTGCACAAGGACGGGACGCCGTACTGA
- a CDS encoding B12-binding domain-containing radical SAM protein — protein MRALLVQSRSPRTYWSFEHSLPFIGKAATMPPLGLATLAAHLPDRWELRLRDLEVGPLDDADLLWADAVLVSGMLVQAPSMREVVLRARALGRRTVVGGAGPSSAPERFPEADHVFRGEAEGRLDLLVRALAGDVPAAPRDLSPEGDGRPDLSLARVPRFDLVDLSRYANASLQYSRGCPFHCEFCDIVELFGRVPRVKTPEQVVAELDDLHGRGARGALFFVDDNFVGNRREVARLLPVLRAWQERHGFPFQLCTEASLDLAGAPELVSAMVAAGFQEVFVGIETPSAAALAETGKRQNLRVPAARAVEELTRAGLEVFAGFIVGFDSEGPDIFDRQLELISGLPIPRAMAGVLMALPGTRLWRRLEAEGRLREESAGDNCARPNFVPAMDERALLSGYRRLVEALYAPAAFYARCALVIDQLPVRARAVADAGADEGALAALGRVAWGIGVRSPRRRLFWRLVAHALRRGAGAVPRALALAVIGESLIPYTREVVLPRIDRALAELGARASTPVAGAAAVPGLAG, from the coding sequence ATGCGTGCCCTCCTCGTGCAGTCCCGCTCCCCGCGCACCTACTGGAGCTTCGAGCACAGCCTCCCCTTCATCGGAAAGGCCGCCACCATGCCGCCGCTGGGGCTCGCCACGCTCGCGGCGCACCTGCCGGACCGCTGGGAGCTGCGGCTGCGCGACCTCGAGGTCGGCCCGCTCGACGACGCCGACCTCCTCTGGGCGGACGCGGTGCTCGTCTCCGGGATGCTGGTGCAGGCTCCGTCGATGCGCGAGGTGGTCCTGCGCGCGCGCGCCCTGGGCCGTCGCACGGTGGTCGGCGGCGCGGGGCCGAGCAGCGCGCCCGAGCGCTTCCCCGAGGCCGATCACGTCTTCCGCGGCGAGGCCGAGGGCCGCCTCGACCTGCTGGTGCGCGCGCTGGCGGGCGACGTGCCGGCGGCGCCGCGCGACCTCTCTCCCGAGGGGGACGGCCGGCCCGACCTCTCCCTGGCGCGCGTCCCGCGGTTCGACCTCGTGGACCTCTCGCGCTACGCCAACGCCTCGCTGCAGTACTCGCGCGGCTGCCCGTTCCACTGCGAGTTCTGCGACATCGTCGAGCTGTTCGGGCGCGTGCCGCGGGTGAAGACGCCGGAGCAGGTGGTCGCGGAGCTCGACGACCTGCACGGGCGCGGCGCCCGCGGCGCGCTGTTCTTCGTGGACGACAACTTCGTCGGCAACCGGCGCGAGGTGGCGCGCCTGCTCCCGGTGCTCCGGGCCTGGCAGGAGCGGCACGGGTTCCCGTTCCAGCTCTGCACCGAGGCGAGCCTCGACCTCGCCGGCGCCCCCGAGCTCGTCTCCGCGATGGTCGCCGCCGGCTTCCAGGAGGTGTTCGTCGGGATCGAGACGCCCTCCGCCGCCGCGCTCGCCGAGACCGGCAAGCGCCAGAACCTCCGCGTGCCCGCCGCCCGCGCCGTCGAGGAGCTCACCCGCGCCGGCCTGGAGGTGTTCGCCGGGTTCATCGTGGGGTTCGACAGCGAGGGCCCCGACATCTTCGACCGCCAGCTCGAGCTCATCTCCGGCCTGCCCATCCCGAGGGCGATGGCCGGGGTGCTGATGGCGCTCCCCGGCACGCGCCTGTGGCGGCGCCTCGAGGCGGAGGGGCGCCTGCGGGAGGAGAGCGCGGGCGACAACTGCGCGCGGCCGAACTTCGTGCCCGCCATGGACGAGCGGGCGCTGCTCTCCGGCTACCGGCGGCTCGTCGAGGCGCTCTACGCGCCCGCGGCGTTCTACGCGCGCTGCGCGCTCGTGATCGACCAGCTCCCGGTGCGCGCCCGCGCGGTCGCGGACGCGGGCGCCGACGAGGGCGCCCTCGCCGCGCTGGGCAGGGTCGCATGGGGGATCGGCGTCCGGAGCCCGCGCCGGCGGCTGTTCTGGCGCCTCGTCGCGCACGCGCTGCGCCGCGGCGCCGGGGCCGTCCCCCGCGCGCTCGCGCTCGCGGTGATCGGCGAGAGCCTCATCCCGTACACGCGAGAGGTGGTGCTCCCGCGCATCGACCGCGCGCTCGCGGAGCTCGGGGCGCGGGCGAGCACCCCCGTCGCCGGCGCGGCGGCGGTCCCGGGCCTGGCCGGCTAG
- the pta gene encoding phosphate acetyltransferase has product MAHVLLLAPAGRQVGLTTACLGLVRALDRQGVRVAFAKPIAARGEDRVSALVRLGSSLRPPDPIPRAEADALLAAGDDQTLMERVVALCAGAAEGADVLVVAGMWPEPGMVHSTRVNALMLKALDAELVLVGSPRGETPAELADAMAIAARGLGGFGDGEPVSCFLNRVAPPAPAARVGESRPIWLEAGEEGELPAAEIEAYRAALEAERLRPIAAVPSRGDLAAPRVKDLAEAIGARVVRSGDLEGRRIRHVALCAMAVPGSIKTFRPGTLVITPGDRSDILLAAALAVLNGVPLAAVLLTGGVEPEPHVFEMCDSALRAGLPVLAVDQGSYAAATAVAGMNLQVPPDDAVRVERVMTAVADLIDPAWLRSRAATTRVRRLSPPAFRQRLVEAARAANKRIVLPEGAEPRTVAAAAIAQERGIARCVLLGDADEVHEVARRQGVTLPPSIEIVDPARVAPWYVAPLVERRAAKGMTAAQAAQELGDAVMVGTMMMALDEADGLVSGALHTTAHTIRPALQIVKTVPGCNLVSSVFFMCLPEQVLVFGDCAVNPTPTAEQLADIAVQSADSAAAFGIEPRVAMLSYSTGTSGAGEEVEKVKRATELARAARPDLAIDGPLQYDAAVMPDVARQKAPRSSVAGRATVFVFPDLNTGNVTYKAVQRSANVVSIGPMLQGLARPVNDLSRGCLVEDIVFTIALTAIQARQLAARRSR; this is encoded by the coding sequence ATGGCCCACGTCCTCCTCCTCGCGCCGGCCGGACGCCAGGTCGGCCTCACCACCGCCTGCCTCGGGCTGGTGCGCGCCCTGGATCGCCAGGGCGTGCGCGTCGCCTTCGCGAAGCCCATCGCCGCGCGCGGCGAGGACCGCGTCTCGGCCCTGGTCCGGCTCGGGTCGAGCCTCCGGCCGCCGGACCCGATCCCTCGCGCCGAGGCCGACGCGCTGCTCGCCGCCGGGGACGACCAGACGCTGATGGAGCGGGTGGTGGCGCTCTGCGCGGGCGCCGCCGAGGGCGCGGACGTCCTGGTGGTCGCCGGCATGTGGCCCGAGCCCGGGATGGTGCACTCGACGCGGGTCAACGCGCTCATGCTGAAGGCGCTCGACGCCGAGCTGGTCCTGGTCGGCTCTCCCCGCGGCGAGACGCCGGCGGAGCTGGCGGACGCGATGGCGATCGCGGCGCGCGGGCTCGGCGGGTTCGGCGACGGCGAGCCGGTGAGCTGCTTCCTGAACCGCGTCGCCCCCCCGGCGCCGGCCGCCCGCGTGGGCGAGTCCCGGCCCATCTGGCTGGAGGCGGGCGAGGAGGGCGAGCTCCCGGCGGCGGAGATCGAGGCCTACCGCGCGGCGCTGGAGGCGGAGCGGCTCCGGCCCATCGCGGCAGTGCCGTCGCGCGGCGACCTCGCCGCCCCGCGCGTGAAGGACCTCGCCGAGGCGATCGGCGCGCGGGTCGTCCGCTCCGGCGACCTCGAGGGCCGGCGCATCCGGCACGTGGCGCTGTGCGCGATGGCGGTGCCGGGGTCGATCAAGACGTTCCGGCCCGGCACGCTCGTCATCACCCCCGGCGACCGGAGCGACATCCTGCTCGCCGCGGCGCTGGCCGTGCTGAACGGCGTGCCGCTCGCCGCGGTGCTGCTCACCGGCGGCGTCGAGCCCGAGCCCCACGTGTTCGAGATGTGCGACTCCGCGCTCCGGGCCGGGCTGCCGGTCCTCGCCGTGGACCAGGGCAGCTACGCCGCCGCGACCGCGGTGGCGGGCATGAACCTGCAGGTGCCCCCCGACGACGCGGTGCGGGTGGAGCGGGTGATGACGGCGGTGGCCGATCTCATCGACCCCGCCTGGCTGCGGTCCCGCGCCGCGACCACCCGCGTCCGGCGCCTCTCGCCGCCCGCGTTCCGGCAGCGGCTGGTGGAGGCGGCGCGCGCCGCGAACAAGCGGATCGTCCTGCCAGAGGGCGCCGAGCCGCGCACCGTGGCGGCGGCCGCCATCGCGCAGGAGCGCGGGATCGCGCGCTGCGTGCTGCTCGGCGACGCCGACGAGGTCCACGAGGTCGCGCGCCGGCAGGGCGTCACGCTGCCGCCCTCGATCGAGATCGTCGATCCGGCCCGGGTCGCGCCCTGGTACGTGGCGCCGCTGGTCGAGCGGCGCGCGGCCAAGGGGATGACCGCGGCGCAGGCCGCCCAGGAACTGGGCGACGCGGTGATGGTCGGCACCATGATGATGGCGCTCGACGAGGCGGACGGGCTCGTCTCCGGCGCGCTCCACACCACCGCGCACACCATCCGGCCGGCCCTCCAGATCGTGAAGACGGTGCCCGGCTGCAACCTGGTGTCGAGCGTGTTCTTCATGTGCCTGCCGGAGCAGGTGCTGGTGTTCGGCGACTGCGCCGTGAACCCGACGCCCACCGCCGAGCAGCTCGCCGACATCGCGGTCCAGAGCGCCGACTCGGCCGCCGCGTTCGGCATCGAGCCGCGCGTGGCCATGCTGTCCTACTCGACCGGCACGAGCGGCGCGGGCGAGGAGGTCGAGAAGGTGAAGCGCGCGACCGAGCTCGCGCGCGCGGCGCGGCCGGACCTCGCCATCGACGGGCCGCTGCAGTACGACGCGGCGGTCATGCCCGACGTGGCGCGCCAGAAGGCGCCCAGGTCGAGCGTGGCCGGCCGCGCGACGGTGTTCGTGTTCCCGGACCTCAACACCGGGAACGTCACCTACAAGGCCGTGCAGCGGAGCGCGAACGTGGTCAGCATCGGGCCGATGCTGCAGGGGCTCGCCAGGCCGGTGAACGACCTGAGCCGCGGGTGCCTGGTCGAGGACATCGTGTTCACCATCGCGCTCACGGCCATCCAGGCCAGGCAGCTGGCGGCGCGCCGGTCGCGCTGA
- a CDS encoding acetate/propionate family kinase — translation MIVLVLNCGSSSAKFAVIDAVTGRELVSGVAQRVGSAQATLDFKVDGRKESRLLHGAGHERALRAVVELLDELGVAGEIAGVGHRVVHGGAKFSGSMPITPAVVAKIEECIPLGPLHNPANLLGIRIAQELFPALPQVAVFDTAFHQTMPSRAYLYAVPYEWFAKHEVRRYGFHGTSHRYVSQQAVKQLGLDPEDHAVVTAHLGNGCSLAAVRNGASMDTTMGLTPVDGVVMGTRSGNIDPSIIAHMKKALHCTADHVMDELNRNSGLLGISGLSNDMRTLQEAAASGHERAALAIDKFCYSVAKAAAGMFVSLGRVDALVFTGGIGENAVDVRARIVELLGFAGFALDAHANAFHGKALRGRITRTTSPMAAVIATNEELMIAMDTAEIAAAHGHADAEAPAAVRRAFA, via the coding sequence GTGATCGTTCTGGTGCTGAACTGCGGAAGCTCGTCGGCGAAGTTCGCGGTGATCGACGCGGTGACCGGCCGTGAGCTGGTCTCGGGCGTCGCGCAGCGGGTCGGCTCGGCGCAGGCGACGCTCGACTTCAAGGTGGACGGCAGGAAGGAGTCGCGCCTGCTGCACGGGGCCGGGCACGAGCGGGCCCTGCGCGCGGTGGTCGAGCTCCTCGACGAGCTCGGGGTGGCGGGCGAGATCGCGGGCGTCGGGCACCGCGTCGTCCACGGGGGCGCGAAGTTCTCCGGCTCGATGCCCATCACGCCCGCCGTCGTCGCGAAGATCGAGGAGTGCATCCCGCTCGGACCGCTCCACAACCCGGCCAACCTGCTCGGCATCCGCATCGCGCAGGAGCTGTTCCCGGCGCTGCCGCAGGTGGCGGTGTTCGACACCGCGTTCCACCAGACCATGCCGTCGCGCGCGTACCTGTACGCCGTGCCGTACGAGTGGTTCGCGAAGCACGAGGTGCGGCGGTACGGCTTCCACGGCACGAGCCACCGGTACGTCTCCCAGCAGGCGGTGAAGCAGCTCGGCCTCGACCCCGAGGACCACGCGGTCGTCACGGCGCACCTCGGGAACGGCTGCTCGCTCGCCGCGGTCCGCAACGGCGCCAGCATGGACACGACCATGGGGCTCACGCCGGTGGACGGCGTGGTGATGGGCACGCGCAGCGGCAACATCGACCCGTCGATCATCGCGCACATGAAGAAGGCGCTGCACTGCACCGCCGACCACGTGATGGACGAGCTGAACCGGAACTCCGGCCTGCTCGGCATCTCCGGCCTGTCGAACGACATGCGCACGCTGCAGGAGGCGGCCGCCAGCGGGCACGAGCGCGCCGCGCTCGCCATCGACAAGTTCTGCTACTCCGTCGCGAAGGCCGCCGCGGGCATGTTCGTGTCGCTGGGCCGGGTGGACGCGCTCGTGTTCACCGGCGGGATCGGCGAGAACGCGGTGGACGTCCGGGCCCGCATCGTGGAGCTGCTCGGCTTCGCCGGCTTCGCGCTCGACGCCCACGCCAACGCGTTCCACGGCAAGGCGCTCCGGGGCCGGATCACCCGGACCACCAGCCCGATGGCGGCGGTGATCGCCACCAACGAGGAGCTCATGATCGCCATGGACACCGCCGAGATCGCGGCCGCGCACGGCCACGCGGACGCGGAGGCGCCCGCCGCCGTGCGGCGCGCCTTCGCCTAG
- a CDS encoding NAD(P)H-binding protein has product MRTLAIAGASGLVGSLALRHLLARDDVGRVIAIGRRALPIEHARLTSRIAELRDPAALRRALPEPVDVAVCCLGTTMKQAGSREAFRAVDLEAVVAFAEAARARGARRFVLVSSLGASPRSGNFYLRTKGEAEAALARLGYPQLTVLRPSFIDDGGARKEPRLGERLALPLARAAFAVLGRERRHAPVPADAVARALVRLALDDAAEPVRVVESERLHALGR; this is encoded by the coding sequence ATGCGGACCCTCGCCATCGCCGGCGCCTCGGGCCTCGTCGGCTCCCTCGCGCTCCGGCACCTGCTCGCCCGCGACGACGTCGGCCGGGTGATCGCGATCGGGCGGCGCGCGCTGCCGATCGAGCACGCCAGGCTCACCTCGCGGATCGCGGAGCTCCGCGATCCGGCCGCGCTCCGGCGGGCGCTGCCGGAGCCGGTGGACGTCGCGGTCTGCTGCCTCGGCACGACCATGAAGCAGGCCGGGTCGCGGGAGGCGTTCCGGGCGGTGGATCTCGAGGCGGTGGTCGCGTTCGCCGAGGCCGCGCGGGCGAGGGGCGCCCGGCGCTTCGTGCTGGTGAGCTCGCTGGGCGCGAGCCCGCGCTCGGGCAACTTCTACCTGCGGACGAAGGGCGAGGCCGAGGCGGCGCTGGCGCGCCTCGGGTACCCGCAGCTCACGGTGCTCCGCCCCTCGTTCATCGACGACGGCGGCGCGCGGAAGGAGCCCCGGCTCGGCGAGCGGCTCGCGCTCCCGCTCGCCCGCGCGGCGTTCGCGGTGCTCGGCAGGGAGCGCCGCCACGCGCCCGTCCCGGCCGACGCGGTCGCCCGCGCGCTCGTCCGGCTCGCGCTCGACGACGCCGCGGAGCCCGTCCGCGTCGTGGAGAGCGAGCGGCTGCACGCGCTCGGGCGCTGA
- a CDS encoding PD40 domain-containing protein yields MPDSTPGGASGAARPASDRLESWKEIAAYLRRDVTTVQRWERREGMPVHRHLHDKLGSVYAFRSDLDAWARRRSAGAAGGAPGEGPAEGGQEGDPAGDPGTAPAPEPASRGQAASGHVGTSRPAVLLAAAAVAAAAAVGAGAVWLLQRQAASTRDPLAGARFVPLTDFGGVEQAAAISGDGRFVAFLSDRAGRVDVWLTQVGSGQFLDLTRGSAPELVNPSIRTLGFSPDGSLVTFWARGRTGSDPPDIGIWAVPLLGGPPRPYLEGAAEYAWTRDGTRLVHHTPGPGDPMYVSEAGRPHEGRRLFSAPAGLHAHFQTWAPDQRFVYFVQGALPDRLDLWRIRADGSSAPERLTHHDGVVSHPVFVDARMLLYLATDADGSGPWLHALDVEDGVARRVGTGAERYTSLAASADGRRLVLTQASPKRTLWRVALGPDRADLAGARPIPLTTGTGGSPRLGPGYLVYVSAKGAGDGLWKLQDGASTELWSQPGARIAGAPAVRRDGRRIAFWTREGGRTRLRVVDADGTGGRVVTDALQLSGAPAWMPDGASLAVGAIVNGAPRLFRVPLEGGAPAPLVAEPSADPAWSPAGDLFAFTGADVGTTFPLKAVNADGSAHRMPPLTLTRGERHVAFLPGGRSIAVLRGEIRRKHLAAVDLASGASRPLIVLPPDFDVRDFDVSPDGRELVLEQVQERSDLVLVERPGG; encoded by the coding sequence ATGCCCGACTCGACTCCCGGAGGGGCCTCCGGCGCGGCGCGTCCCGCGTCGGACCGGCTCGAGTCGTGGAAGGAGATCGCGGCCTACCTGAGGCGCGACGTCACCACCGTGCAGCGCTGGGAGCGGCGCGAGGGCATGCCGGTGCACCGCCACCTGCACGACAAGCTCGGCTCGGTCTACGCGTTTCGCTCCGATCTCGACGCGTGGGCGCGCCGCCGGAGCGCCGGGGCGGCGGGCGGCGCGCCGGGCGAGGGGCCGGCGGAGGGTGGCCAGGAGGGTGACCCCGCGGGCGACCCGGGAACGGCGCCTGCGCCCGAGCCGGCCAGTCGCGGGCAGGCGGCGAGCGGGCACGTGGGGACCTCGCGGCCGGCGGTGCTGCTCGCGGCGGCGGCCGTCGCGGCGGCCGCCGCGGTGGGCGCGGGCGCGGTCTGGCTCCTCCAGCGGCAGGCCGCCTCGACGCGCGATCCGCTGGCCGGCGCCCGCTTCGTGCCGCTCACCGACTTCGGCGGCGTCGAGCAGGCGGCCGCGATCTCCGGCGACGGGCGCTTCGTCGCGTTCCTGTCGGACCGGGCCGGGCGGGTGGACGTGTGGCTCACGCAGGTCGGCTCCGGGCAGTTCCTGGACCTGACGCGCGGGAGCGCGCCCGAGCTGGTGAACCCCTCGATCCGGACGCTGGGCTTCTCGCCGGACGGCTCGCTGGTGACCTTCTGGGCCCGCGGACGCACCGGCTCGGACCCGCCGGACATCGGCATCTGGGCGGTGCCGCTGCTGGGCGGTCCGCCGCGGCCGTACCTGGAGGGCGCGGCGGAGTACGCCTGGACCCGCGACGGCACGCGCCTCGTCCACCACACGCCGGGCCCGGGCGATCCGATGTACGTGAGCGAGGCCGGCCGGCCGCACGAGGGCCGCCGGCTCTTCTCCGCGCCGGCGGGGCTGCACGCGCACTTCCAGACCTGGGCGCCCGATCAGAGGTTCGTGTACTTCGTGCAGGGGGCGCTCCCGGACCGCCTCGACCTGTGGCGGATCCGGGCGGACGGCAGCAGCGCACCGGAGCGCCTGACCCATCACGACGGCGTGGTCAGCCACCCGGTGTTCGTGGACGCGCGGATGCTGCTCTACCTCGCGACGGACGCCGACGGCTCCGGGCCGTGGCTGCACGCGCTCGACGTCGAGGACGGGGTCGCGCGGCGCGTGGGGACGGGCGCCGAGCGGTACACCTCGCTCGCGGCGAGCGCCGACGGGCGGCGCCTGGTCCTCACGCAGGCGAGCCCGAAGCGCACGCTCTGGCGCGTAGCGCTCGGACCGGATCGTGCGGATCTCGCCGGCGCGCGGCCGATCCCGCTGACCACCGGGACCGGGGGGTCTCCGCGGCTCGGGCCCGGATACCTCGTCTACGTCTCGGCGAAGGGCGCCGGCGACGGCCTGTGGAAGCTGCAGGACGGCGCCAGCACCGAGCTCTGGAGCCAGCCCGGGGCGCGGATCGCCGGCGCGCCGGCCGTCCGCAGGGACGGGCGGCGGATCGCGTTCTGGACGCGCGAGGGCGGGCGGACCCGCCTCCGCGTGGTGGACGCGGACGGCACCGGCGGGCGCGTGGTCACCGACGCGCTCCAGCTCTCCGGCGCGCCGGCGTGGATGCCGGACGGCGCGTCGCTCGCGGTCGGCGCCATCGTGAACGGCGCGCCGAGGCTGTTCCGCGTGCCGCTCGAGGGCGGCGCACCCGCGCCGCTGGTGGCGGAGCCGTCGGCGGACCCGGCCTGGTCACCGGCGGGCGATCTCTTCGCCTTCACCGGCGCGGACGTCGGCACCACGTTCCCGCTGAAGGCGGTGAACGCCGACGGGAGCGCGCACCGGATGCCGCCGCTCACGCTCACGCGAGGGGAGCGGCACGTCGCGTTCCTCCCCGGGGGGCGGTCGATCGCGGTGCTGCGGGGCGAGATCCGCCGCAAGCACCTCGCGGCGGTGGACCTCGCGTCGGGCGCGTCGCGCCCGCTCATCGTGCTGCCGCCCGACTTCGACGTCCGCGACTTCGACGTGTCGCCCGACGGCCGCGAGCTGGTGCTGGAGCAGGTGCAGGAGCGCTCGGACCTGGTCCTCGTCGAGCGGCCCGGGGGCTGA